From the Mycobacterium sp. 155 genome, the window GCCGAGCCTACCACCGAACAGACAGGCGATCTTCATGTATTTGCCGTCCGGCGTTTGTTGAGCGTGGGCGAATCGTCGCTTGTGTACGCCCCAGGAATCAGGGCGCTACCAGGTACGACGGTACGTCGGTGCCGCAGCCGTAGACGTCGCCGATGACGGGCGGCTTACTTGCCTTCACCACGGCGGTGACTTGGACCGTCTTCTGAGCCGACGGACCGACCAGGATCTCGCGCCGTCCGGTCTCGCTGCCGTCGATGGAACGGGCCCGCACGATGCATACGACCGGGCGCGACGGGTCTGGCCGGGTCACCCCGATGGTCACTGAGACGCTGTCGTCGCCGACCAATTCATAGGCGGTGAGCTCGCCTTTCACGTCGCCGCCGTCGAACTTGTGCCATGCCGTGAGCGCGAGAATCACGCCGGCCACCACCACGAGAGCAATGAGGGCGACCAGGATCCAGCGGCGGGTGCGGCCCGGCAGAGACTGCCGCCCATACCGGGCGACGGGACGTTCGATCATCAGAACTGGAACTATAGGCGGGAGAGCCCGCAGCCGACGGGCCCAGGTGTTGGATTACGTAAGAGGTCGCCGTAGTTAGATGAGACGCAATGAGTGAACTGCGGTTGATGGCGGTGCACGCCCACCCGGACGACGAGTCCAGCAAGGGTGCGGCGACCACCGCGCGCTACGCAGCCAAAGGTGTGCGCGTCATGGTTGTCACGCTGACCGGCGGCGAGCGGGGAGACATTCTGAACCCGGCGATGGACCTACCAGAGGTGCACGGCCGGATCGCCGAGGTCCGACGCGACGAGATGGCAAAGGCCGCCGAGATCCTCGGCGTCGAGCACCACTGGCTGGGTTTTGTTGACTCCGGACTACCTGAGGGGGACCCGCCGCCGCCGCTGCCGGACGGCTGCTTCGGCGTGGTGCCCATCGAGGAGCCCATCTCACGGCTGGTGCGGGTGATCCGCGAGTTCCGTCCGCAGGTGCTGACCACGTACGACGAGTACGGCGGCTATCCGCACCCCGACCACATCCGCTGCCACCAAGTGTCCGTCGCCGCATATGAGGCCGCCGCCGACTACATGCAGTTTCCGGATGCGGGTGACCCGTGGAGCGTGTCCAAGCTGTATTACAACCACGGGTTCCTGCGACAGCGCATGCAACTGCTGCAGGACGAGTTCTCCAAGAGCGGCAAAGAGGGCCCGTTCGCCAAGTGGCTTGAGCATTGGGACCCCGCACATGACATTTTCGCGAGCCGGGTCACCACCCGGATCGAATGCTCGGAGTACTTCAGCCAGCGTGACGACGCGCTGCGCGCACATGCCACCCAGATCGACCCTCATGGTCACTTCTTCCACGCGCCGATCGAATGGCAGCAGCGGTTGTGGCCGACCGAGGAGTTCGAGCTGGCCCGGTCCCGGGTGCCGGTGAGCCTGCCCGAGGATGATCTGTTCATTGGGATTGAAAAGTGATAAATACCCTGACGGCCGTCGTGACCCTGCTAGCCGACGAGCCCCGCAACACCGGACCGGACTTCGGTAAGGCCAGCCCGTTCGGCCTGCTGATCACGGTCGCACTTCTGGTCGGGACGTTCGCCCTGGTCTGGTCGATGAACCGGCACCTGCGCAAGCTGCCCGAATCGTTCGACCGGGAGCGTCCCGAGCCCGATCAGGCCGTCGACGACGGTACCGTGGAGACCACGGCAGACGATCCAACCGACAACATCTCCGAGGAGCGATCCGACGACCGGCAGCCCCGTGAGTCCGGGGGGTAACACCCTCGCGGGGGCCACCAGCCCCTACCTGCGCCAGCACGCCGACAATCCGGTGCATTGGCGGCAGTGGTCGCCTGAGGCACTGGCCGAGGCGGCTGCACGCGACGTCCCGATCCTGTTGTCCATCGGCTATGCGGCGTGCCACTGGTGCCACGTGATGGCGCACGAATCCTTCGAAGACCCTGAGGTTGCGGCCGCGGCCAACGACGGGTTCGTCTGCATCAAGGTCGACCGCGAGGAGCGTCCCGACCTCGACGCCGTGTACATGAACGCCACGGTGGCCCTGACGGGGCAGGGCGGCTGGCCGATGACGTGCTTCCTGACCCCTGACGGGCGGCCGTTCTTCTGCGGCACCTACTACCCGAAGCTGGGTTTCCTGCAGCTGTTGGCGGCGGTGGCCGAGACCTGGCGGGACCGCCGCGACGAGGTCGAGCGCGCATCGGATCAGATCGCGACCGAATTGCGATCCATGTCCGCGGGGCTGCCCGGAGGGGGCGGGCCCGTGAGACCCGAGCTGTGTGATCACGCGGTGGCCGCAGTACTGCGCGACGAGGATCACGCGCACGGTGGTTTCGGGAAAGCGCCGAAGTTCCCGCCCTCGGCGCTGCTGGAAGGCCTGCTTCGGCATTACGAACGTACGGGCTCCACCGTGGCGCGTGCGGCGGTGGAGCGCACCTGCGCCGCCATGGCCCGTGGCGGCATCTACGACCAGTTGGCCGGCGGGTTCGCCCGCTACAGCGTCGACCCGTACTGGGTGGTGCCGCACTTCGAGAAAATGTTGTACGACAACGCGTTGCTGCTGCGGGCATATGCCCACTGGGCCCGGCGCGCCGGTGATCCGTTGGCGCGCAAGGTATCCGAGGAGACGGCCGGCTTCATCATCACCAGCCTCGGGGCCGGCGGAATGTTCACGTCGTCGCTGGATGCCGACGCGGGCGGTCGCGAGGGTCTGACGTACGTGTGGACGCCCGGCGAATTGTCAGAAGTGCTCGGCGACGACGACGGCGATTGGGCAGCTTCGCTTTTCGCTGT encodes:
- a CDS encoding DUF4307 domain-containing protein — its product is MIERPVARYGRQSLPGRTRRWILVALIALVVVAGVILALTAWHKFDGGDVKGELTAYELVGDDSVSVTIGVTRPDPSRPVVCIVRARSIDGSETGRREILVGPSAQKTVQVTAVVKASKPPVIGDVYGCGTDVPSYLVAP
- the mca gene encoding mycothiol conjugate amidase Mca; translated protein: MSELRLMAVHAHPDDESSKGAATTARYAAKGVRVMVVTLTGGERGDILNPAMDLPEVHGRIAEVRRDEMAKAAEILGVEHHWLGFVDSGLPEGDPPPPLPDGCFGVVPIEEPISRLVRVIREFRPQVLTTYDEYGGYPHPDHIRCHQVSVAAYEAAADYMQFPDAGDPWSVSKLYYNHGFLRQRMQLLQDEFSKSGKEGPFAKWLEHWDPAHDIFASRVTTRIECSEYFSQRDDALRAHATQIDPHGHFFHAPIEWQQRLWPTEEFELARSRVPVSLPEDDLFIGIEK
- a CDS encoding thioredoxin domain-containing protein — translated: MSPGGNTLAGATSPYLRQHADNPVHWRQWSPEALAEAAARDVPILLSIGYAACHWCHVMAHESFEDPEVAAAANDGFVCIKVDREERPDLDAVYMNATVALTGQGGWPMTCFLTPDGRPFFCGTYYPKLGFLQLLAAVAETWRDRRDEVERASDQIATELRSMSAGLPGGGGPVRPELCDHAVAAVLRDEDHAHGGFGKAPKFPPSALLEGLLRHYERTGSTVARAAVERTCAAMARGGIYDQLAGGFARYSVDPYWVVPHFEKMLYDNALLLRAYAHWARRAGDPLARKVSEETAGFIITSLGAGGMFTSSLDADAGGREGLTYVWTPGELSEVLGDDDGDWAASLFAVTPSGTFEHGASVLQLPVDPDDASRFALVRSKLLAARGSRPQPARDDKVVSAWNGLAITALAETAVALDNAEFLTAASECARQLLDLHLVDGRLRRASLGGRVGDSAAILEDYAALTTGLLTLHQLTGSWLPEALGLLEVALQHYADPQRPGRWFDTADDAEQLMVRPADPIDGATPSGASLIAEALQLAAHLTASETYAAAAQDTLASATPVLARAPHSGGHWLAVAEAQIRGPIQIAVACEQSSAELLTAARTLAPGGAIVVGGPANSCTLLAGRDRVDGVDAAYVCRGRVCDLPVTTVGDLATSLAG